A window of Fibrobacter sp. UWB15 genomic DNA:
GTAACCGGTAATGTTGGCCTGCGACCTGCAAAAAGCAGTCCAAGTCGCAACACCTTGGTCATCCGTAATATCGCCACCATCTACACTGCAAGTACAAGTAATCGGGAAGCCGTTCACCTGAAGCGGAGAGCAGGTAATCGGATAGTTTGCCCCCTTGTAGGTCACGACGACAGAAGCACCGAACTGACCGGAAGCGGCATAAGTGATATTGCCACTGGAGGTGCTCTTCTGGGTTCCGTCATCCACACCGCCAGTAGTGGTCCATGCGTAAACGGACTTGGCGACTTCAACCGGATCAAATCCAGCAAACTTCGAATTCGGAGAGAATTTCCACTTAACGGATTCACCCTTGCTAATGGTAGCCTTTTCCGGAGCGCAAGTACCGAAGGTATCGTCGCTAACAATTTCCATGCTGCTAGAAGAAGGATCACCCGGATCAACGACAATCATCGAAGAAGAAGAAGGCTTTTCGACAATCACGAACGGGTCTCTAGAAGCCGAAGAGCTCGGATTCTGGTTCTGGTTCTGATTCTGCTGTCCCTGGTTCGGATCATCAATCGGATCCGGATTTACATCAACCGGTTCATCGCCATTAAGGTAAGCCTGATACTGAACATAGCAGCCAGGATCTTCTTTACAGCTGGTCAAGGCATCATTCTTCAGAGTAACAAGTTCGCTGCTAGGACCGCCCGTTGCCGGATCCAAAGCATAAAGACGCAGCATAACTTCATCTTCACCACTCATCTGGTTAATATTACCATCACCGCAAGCCCAAAAGCTTGCTGCAGCGATAGCAGCTAACGAGACTCCTGCTAAAAGTTTCTTATTCATAATAAAACCTCTTTGACCGAAAAATACATTATTCAAATTGAAAATGCTACAACCGCACCAAAATTAGTGCTTAAAAGCACATATTTTTTGCATACAAAATTTGCAACCGTTCATCAATGTAAACCCGAGTTTACCTATACGAAAAATAGGGCAAAAACGGGGCTAATTACGGGTCTTCGTCTACCGAAATCTTGCGCTGACCGGTAATAAACTGGTGCACATAGGGGTTGCTGGTGTTCTTGATTTCGTCCACCGTTCCCACTTCGATAATACGGCCATTATACAGCATGGCAATACGGTCGGCCACCTTGAAGGCGCTCACCATGTCATGAGTCACCACCACCGAGGTCACGCCGAGCTTGCTCTGCATATCGAGAATCAAGTCGTTGATCACGTCGCTGGTAATGGGGTCGAGACCGGTCGTAGGTTCATCGTACAAAAGGATTTCGGGGTTCAAGGCGATGGCGCGGGCAAGGGCCACACGCTTGCGCATACCGCCCGAAAGTTCAGACGGCATCTTGGTACGGAATTCCGGCACCAGGTTGATCATCTTGAGCTTTTCGGTCACCACGTCCTGGATTTCGGCTTCGCTCATTTCCGGGTGGTGTTCACGCAAGGCAAACGCGATATTTTCGCCGGTGTCCATGGAGTCAAAAAGCGCGCCCATCTGGAACAGCATCCCCATTTTGCGACGAATCGTATGCGTATCGAAGAACTTGGGCGTACTGATTGTCACGCCATCCACAGTCACCTCGCCGCCATCGGGCTGCAAAAGCCCGATCATGTGCTTTAGAATCACGGACTTGCCGCCACCGGACTTGCCGATAATCACCATGGTCTCACCACGGCGAATATCCAGGTTCACGTCGCAAAGAACGTCCTGCGGACCAAAGGACTTCTTGAGGCCTTTGAGGCGAATGGCGATATCGTTCGGGTCTATTTTTACGTTTGGCATAGTGACACCTTAGAAGAATAGGATAGCGTCCAAAACAAAGTCTGCAATCAAAATCATGAGGCAGCTGGATACCACCACGCTCATGGTAGCGATTCCCACGCCGCGGGCACCTGCCTTGGCATTAATACCATGGTAGTAACCTAGCAAGAAAATCAAGGTTCCGAATACAAAAGACTTGAGCGTCCCCGACCACAAATCCATGGGATCGAACAGGTACTGCATGCCGGTCACATAAGTGTAGGTCGTGATATCGAGGCCGAGCACGCAAACGATCCAGCCACCGATAATACCCAGCGCATTCGAAATAACGGTAAGGCAAGGCACCATGGTAAAGAAGGCCACAAAGCGTGGCATCGCCAAATAGCGGTAAGTATCGAGACCGAGCACCGTGTAGGCGGCGAGTTCCTCTTTTTCTTTCATGGAACCGAGCTCTGCAGCGATAGCAGAACCGACGCGGCCCGAAAGCACAATGGCCGTAAGCAAGGGGCCAAGCTCAATCAAAATCATCTTACAGGCGGCCGTTCCCACGAACTTGTCGGCCACCAGGTTGTGGAATTCGAACTCGGCCTGCACCGTAGCCACCATGCCCGTAAAGATAGACGTCACGAACAAAAGCGGCAAAGACGACACACCAATCGAAATCATCTGCTTTACAATGAGCACCGGATTCTTGTGGATAAAGCGCAGCTGCTTAAGGGTGTTCAACAAGATGCAAACGACTTCGCCAATAGCCGAGATACCGGTTACGAGAACCTCACCAAACCAGATAAACGGGGCTAACAGCAACTGCATCTAGGACTCCTTAGTAACTTCCGAAATCGGTTGCTCCCATGTCGCCGGCATCGTCGTAGGCATAGGCTTCGCCGCCGCCTTCGCCTTCGGGTGCTGCATCGTAGAACGTGGTATATTCCGGAATGAAGGTCATGGGAATATCCTTGACCGAACCGTTACGGTGCTTTGCCACAATCAGTTCTGCAGTATGTTTGTCTTCTTCGCGGTGAGTCTGCACGAACTTACGTTCCACAAACCACACCATATCGGCATCCTGTTCGATAGAACCCGATTCACGCAAGTCCGAAAGTTGCGGGCGTTCGCGGCCCTTTTCTTCGACTTTACGGCTAAGCTGTGCAAGCGCGATGACCGGGATCTGCATTTCCTTGGCAAGAATCTTGAGGCCGCGGGAAATGGCACCGATAGCGACAGCGCGGTTTTCTTCTTTACCCGTCTTCATGAGCTGCAGGTAGTCGATAATCAGCAAGTCGAGTTTGCCCTTGCGTTTGAGCTGGCGGGCCTTGCTCATAAGTTCCATAATGCCCAAGTCGGCGTTATCGTCCACATAGAGCGGGGCCTTCTGAATCGGCGTCACGGCGGCAATCAGCTTTTTCTTTTCGTCGCTGTTGAGGTAGCCGTTACGGAGCTTACTCTGGTCAATCTGCGCTTGTGAACAAAGTAAACGTTGGGCCAGCTGAACACCGTCCATTTCCAAGCTGAAAAACGCCACATTCTGCTGGAAGTTGATTGCCGCGTTTGCAGCAATCGTAAGCGCGAAAGACGTCTTACCCACACCGGGGCGCGCTGCGAGAATAATCAAGTCGGACTTTTGAAGTCCGTTCGTGAGTTCGTCGAGTTCGGTAATGCCCGTGCGAATGCCCGTAATGCCGTCTTTGCGGTTGTTCAGGCGTTCCAAAAGCGGAGTCACAAAATTCTGGATTGGCTTCAGGGAATCGCGAATCTGGTCGTCGGCAATGGCGAAGATATCGCGTTCGGCATCTTGCAAAACTTCATCAGGTACAGCCGCCGGGTCCATGGCATTCTTGATGACCGCAGAAGAAGACTTAATCAACTTGCGGAGTGTCGCCTTCTTGCGCAAGAGTTCGATATGCCAGCTGGCGTTAGCCGAAGAGGCCACCGATTCCATGAGTTCAAACAGGTATTCGCGACCGCCCACAAGCGTAAGCTTGTTCATGGTCTCGAGTTCTGCCGCAAGCGTCACCAAGTCAATCGGCGTCACGTTGCGGTTGAGCGTACACAGGGCGGTCCAAATCAGCTGGTGCTTTTCCAAGTAGAAAAAGCTTTCGTCCTTGATGATCATGATGGCTTCGCCCATCACGTCGGGATCGCGCAAAATACTTCCCAAGAGGCAACGTTCGGCTTCCAGGTCCATCGGAACCTGGCGACCTTCGTAAGAATTCTGTTGATTTTCAAAATCAGGCATCGTTGCCATCCATCATAATCTTAAGTTCTTTCAATTTACGCCACAGGGTCGCGCGGCTAATGCCCAAGCGCTTGCAGACTTCGGTGCGGTTTCCATTGCACACGCTCAAGGCACGCAGAATATGCCTGCGTTCCATTTCTTCAAGCGGCAAGAGTTCGTCGTCCGCATCGCTTTCGGCGGCGGGTTTCTTTTCTGTTTTCGCGCTGCTTTCAAACGAGATTCCCGGCAAGTCGATTGGTTCTGCTTCGATTACCTGGGGGTCGACATTGTGGTCGCCCTTGATGTGCGGAATCGCCATCGTCTGTTCGCGGGCACAGGCCTGCACCTCTTCGGGCAAGTCTTCCAGGCGAATCACGCCGCCTTCAGCAAGCACGGTCGCATGTTCGATAATGTTTTCAAGTTCGCGAATGTTGCCCGGGTACGAATACTTGGTCAGCGCATACAGGGCTGCCGGTTCAAGGTCCACGATATCCTTACCCTGGGCGTCCTTGTTCTTCAAGATGAAATACTTGATCAGGTTCGGAAGCGCGGGCTTACGTTCGCGGAGCGGCGGCAAAAGCAAATGGAAGGTATTCAGACGGTAGTAAAGGTCTTCGCGGAAGCGGCCCTCTTGCATAGCCTCTTGCAAGTCGCGGTTCGTTGCAGCAAGCACACGCACATCCAGGTACTGCGGTTGGGTGTCGCCCACTCGCCTGATTTCGTGGCTTTGCAAAAAACGTAAAAGCTTGACTTGGGTCGCCGCCGAGAGTTCGCCGACTTCGTCCAAAAAGAGCGTTCCGCCGTTTGCGGATTCGAACAGGCCCTTCTTGTCGGCGGTAGAACCGGTATAAGAACCCTTCTTGCTACCGAAGAGTTCGCTTTCGACCAGGTTTTCGGGAATGGCGCCACAGTTTACCGCCACAAACGGTTCGCCCGCACGCTTGCTGTAGCGGTGAATCACGTTAGCGAGGAATTCCTTGCCCGAACCGGATTCGCCGGTAATGAGCACCGTACTGTTGGTAGGAGCTACCTTGTAAACGGTCTTTAGAATCTTGCGCATCTCGGGCGTGTTCCCGAGGAGGCCATCCAGCACCTGGGATTCCATGAGCTGGTTGTTTGACTTGTTCAGTTGCTGAGCACGCACCTTCTGGGCCGTCGATTCAAGTTGAGATATCGAAATCGGCTTTTTGAGGAAGGTGTTCGCACCGCGGGTAATGGCTGCGGCAGCGCCCTGCCAGTTGCGGTCGTCGCAAAGCACAAAGATTTCAATGCCCGGATGGCGCTCCTTCAAGAAGCTCACCATGTCCATATTGTCCTGCATTAAAAAGGGAACTTCGATAAACGCGAGGTCTATCGAATTCTTCTTGACGATGGGCATGAGGTCACTTTCGCGGGTGCAGGTGAACAACGTTGTCCCCGCAACCGACCAAGAGTGCTGGATATCGTCGATAAATTTCTGATCCAAGTCCGCGATCAGGATATTCATCGCGACCTACTTACGAATGGCTCTTGATGATTTCTTCGACCTTCGCGCGAAGGGCTTGCAAGTCAACCGGCTTGTTGAAGGTTGCCGCGGCATCAAAATGCTGGGCAGTCATCAGGTAGTCTTCGGCAGAGGTACGGCCACCGCCGCTCACGGCGATAGTGCGGTCACTCATGTTCAAACGGCGCAAGTCCAAAATCACTTCGTAACCATCGACGTCCGGCATAATAATGTCGGTAATGATTACGTCATAGGTCTTATTCTGGTAAAGAGTCTTGGCTTCTTTACCGTTCTTAGCCGTTTCTACATTGTAGCCCTTGATTTCAAGAGCGGACTTGAGCATCAAATTAAATTGCTCGTCGTCATCAATAATCAGGATCGTAGGCACTAGCCCTCCTTCGTTTCAGTTTCCATTGGCCAATATAGATAAAATGTAGTTCCTTCACCCAATGTTGTCTGCACCGTAAAGTAGGCATTTCCCTCTTTTAACAGCCTTAAGGCCGAAGAAAGACCTAGTCCTAAGCCTTCGCCAGGGGCCTTTGTGGTAAAAAACGGTGCAAAAATTCGTTCCAAGGTACCCGAATCCATACCCGTACCCGTATCTGAAATTTCAAACTTGGCATAGGCACCGGCAGGAACCGGCGGAGCATAGGGAGTCACTAGTTGGGATTCCAGGATTTCAGGATAAAGTTTAAATGTCAACGATCCGCCTGTCTGCTTCATGGCAAACAAAGCGTTATTCGCGAGGTTACTGATAATGCGGTCGAGAGACGCCACAATACCGCGAATTTTCAGGCTCTTGTCCAGTTCCTCGCTATGCACCTTCACGTTAGGCGGCAAGGTCAACGAAATCTTTCGGACCACGTCTTCGATAATCATGTAAGGCGAGAAAACAATGGCAGGAGTTGCGGCATTCGCATTGCCGCGAATGGCGCTCAGCAATTCGTTGAGCGAATCCTTGGCGCGGTTTGACGCCTTCAATGCTTCTGACACAAAAGAGAGCAACTGCGTCTTTTGATCTTCGATTTTTTCGAGTCCAAGCAATTCCTTCGTGAGTTCCAAGAACCCTAACTGGGCGCCAAGAATATTGTTGTAGTCATGAGCGAACGCGCCGCAAATGGTACCCAGTTCTTCAAGTCGCGAATGAATGAACTTCTGTTCACGCAACATGTTACGTTCGTATTCGAGCCTGCGCTGTTCGGTCATGTCCACCTTAAGGCACAACGTCTTGTAAGGGGCCTTGCCCTGCTGGATAATCGGGATGTACATGTTGTCGAAGGTCTGTACCAGTTCGCCCATACCCGTAAGGCGGTTCGCTTCGTCCTGGGAAATTTCGACGCCGTCTTTATCTTCGAAAGAGGTGTAGACTTTCGCTTCGCCCTTCTCACGGGCTTCTTTTTCGTAGATAGAAATATCTTCGTTATTGTCTCGGGCACCTTCGCGCGAGCCGCGCTTGGCTAGGTCCAGCTGGTTCTGCTTCTGGTAAACGCCCAGTTCACTCTTGTACCACACTCTAAAGGGCAGCGCGTTAATCAAGGTGTTCAGCACGTTTTCTTTTTCCGCCTTGATAGACGCTTCCTTGTTCAAACGATCCTGATAGCGCACCAGGTCATGAGTGTATTCCACATACTGTTCGTTCAGCGTTTTCAGGTTCTGCTGCAGCAACAAAGTCTTGGACTGGTCCATGAAAAAGGCGATGTTGACGACCGTCATGAGAGTCTGTCTGCACTTGAACAGGTAAATCTTCATGACGTGAGTTTCGCCGTTAATATTCATGCGGACATCGCTGTAAACCGATTCCTTGAAAAATTCGAGGTTCGGCGGCAAAACGTTCTTGATGGATTTTTCACACAAACTAATAGAAGACTGTCCCAAAAGTTTGGAGGCTCCATGGTTCACCGCCTTGATTCGTCCGGCATCATCGTAGTAGATGATACCGTCTTCAATCTTGGTAATCAACTTTTGCAAGAACCAGAAGGCGCCCATGTCCCTAAACCTTGCAGACGTGTAATACTGGCCGCAAAGCAGCGCCAGGAACAGCGTCAAGAACTGGTGCCAAACAATAAACTGGAACCCGCCATGCCAGGCGCCGAATTCCTTGATTACAGGAATGAGAAAATCAAAAAGAACCGCCACAATCAAGCACAGGGTAAAGGTACCGGCCATGTAGGCTCCCGTATGCCGCACCGTTTGGTCTAGCGAATTAAGGGAGCCCTGCAACAACTGGTAAATCACAATCAAGCAAGGCGGCAAGAAGAACAGCACATAGACAACGGTAAATGTCTTGAAAATCGGCATTCTTTCAAAGGGGTGGAAACCGAACAAGTCAAACTCGGGCACCACATCGGGGCAAAGCACGAACACGGTGGTTAAGGCGACAATCACAATCACGCCCACATAAGCAGACAATGCCTTGAAGATTGTGCGGCGGCTATACAGCACTATTTCGCACATGTCGTAAACGGCAACGCCTACACGCACCCAGCACAAGGCCTGCAACCCAAAGACCAGCTGGCGGCCAATATAGCGGCCAGATAGATCAGGCTCCATGGGTCCGTAAAAGAAGAGGATGCCCAGAATACTGCAAGCGTTCCAGGCAATATTTGCAAGCACCATCATACGCAAAGGTTTCGGCAGGCGGCGTACCGTCATCTTGCGTTCTAGCAACACGGGGTAATAAAAGGATACAATAAGGGCTAGCACCGAAAGTACCAAAAGGTACGGAGAATCGGAAAACAAGCTCTCTGCCATTTTATTTTACCCGTCTTATACCAAATGTGGACGTTTTCTCGTAGGAGTCCTTGCCGCTGAACTTGTCGGCAGCCTGAACCCGTTCATTGGGAACGAACAGCGTTTCCAATTGCAATTTATAAATATAGGCGCCCGTGGCAACAGCCTTACCCTGTTCGGACTGGATTCCGACATCGGTATTTGCCCATTCTACGTAGAAAATGACCTTACCCGACGAAGAAAGGTAATCGGCAGAGGCTACACTGTACTTGTTCGACACTCGGTTCACGTAGCTGCCCAGATTCGAATAGATGGGCATGTCGACCTTGACGCGCAAGCTGTCCCAAGCGGCGGGCTCGCCACCCACGGAGCCGCGGGGTACCGACATTTCGATTTTCCAGATAGCGCCCTGAATGCTTGTCGTGTCGATACCGTTTGCCACCACCTGGCCCTTGCTAATCATGTCCAGCTTGTGCGAATTGGGGTTCTGCACATACAGGCGCATGTTGTCCTTGAAGGGCACCTGGGAGCGCAAGACACCGCCCGAGTTGGACACATTCTGCAGCATGGTCACCTTGAACTTGACCTTCGGATTGCCGCTGCTGGTAATCGGAATCCACGGAGCATCTGTAGCAGGCATGTTGCCCAAGGCATCGCGCAGGGCACTCATTACCTTGGGCTGCAAGCGCACGAAGTCGCCTTCGCTTACGGCCAGCGGATTACCCTCTTCGTAAACAGCAACCATGCTCATCTTGTTAGATGCAATAGACAATGTCTGCACTGAATGCTTGAATACCGCCGTGTCATGGTCAGAAATCTTTTCGCGGTAATACACCAGCGAAGAATCCGCAACACTTACCGGTTCACTCAAGTCAATATCCAGCATATCGAACTTGTCGGACTTGGACGCATCAATGGAGGCCGCCACAATCACCGGGCCCACCAAGTCTTCGCCGAGCACCGAATTCATTTCGTAAGAGGCGCCGGAGCCCAAGTGCTGCGACACAAAGCCAGCGCCTTCCACGCTGCGGCCCTTCAGCGAGCCTTCGTAGGTGCCGCCAGTAATACCGTAGCTGAAGGGTTTAGCCAAATCGATTACCGCCGTCATGCCGTCGGCAGCGTAAGTCGGCACTGTGCCCGCCACCCAAAGCGTTTCAGGAGCCGTGAGGCCAAAGACAATCGAAATGCTATCGGGGTAATGCTTCTGGTCGATGGCGCGGGCGTATTCAATGTAAATGTGTTCGGCGTAGCTATCTTCGTTCAAGTCTGAAACAGACGCATAAGTCATAGGCACTGGAATCAGCTTGAGCGTAATCGGCAGCTTGGGCTGGCCACATCCGGCAGCCACCTCGTTGCCGTTTTTGTCCTTAATGACGCCGTTCGCAAGCAACTGTGCGAACATACCTTCGGTCACAACAGAGTTGCCGTTAGCGTCAAAGCCAACTTCGAATTCCCACAAGTTCATGGATTCGTTATAAATCTGCGTAAACTTGACTGCAGGTGCATCCACGGGCGAAGTACCGTTCACGGCAAACAGCTGCACCGGCCAGTCAGTACCCGGGCTAGAAATCGGTTCGCTGAACTGCATGTACACGCGGTCGCTCTTTGCAGTGTCGAGGCGTTCCAAGACAGCCACCGCCAACAGCGTCGGAGCCATGCCATCTTGATAGAAGTCAGTATGGCTTTCTACCGAGCCGTTCACGTTGGAATTCAGGGTAATGGAGCCGCTGGGATCCGTATTCTTGGCGGTATCCTTGATGTTCGCCTTTACTAAAAGTTCTCTGCCGACAAGGCTAATCACGTCGGTAGAGGTAATGGTGTCGTTACCGTAAACGAAGCTTACCGACTTAAACGACTGATTTTCCTGGTACTCGTTCGAAAGCGAAATCTTGATAGCGTCGGGCACATTGTCGCAGTCCGTATCAATCATCTTGGCGACATCGATAATCGGCCAAGGAGGCGGAGCTTCTACGACTAACTTCGCAGTCGCCATGATATAGTCGAACTGGTTAGATACAGGGCCCGTTGCAAACAACGTCGTAGTCAACGCTTCTTCGGAACTCACGTAGAAGGTCGCCTCGCCGTTCACCAGCTGAATATTGGTGATTGGAATTGTCGCCGTCATGGAACTCCAGAAATGAACGTTGCCGCTAGTGACGCCCAAATCGAGAGTGAGGTTCACCGTATCCATGGGTTCTGCCAAAGTATCCAGCAAGAACACGCGGACAGCGACCCTCTTGGGATTTGCCGGATCCGTCGTCTGGTACGTGCTGTAAACATTCTTGTCGAAAACGAGAATGCGCTTTTCGAGCGGAGTGGTAACGGTATCGATTTCTACGTTGCTACGCACCACGGCACAGGCGCAGTCGTACTTGTTGGCACCCGTATAATCGGACTTGCCCGCCGCATGGTTGTGCCAGCTCACCCATTCCATGTAGTTGTTGCCATAGGCGAGCGTCGTGTCTTTACCGAACACAAAGGAATCGGTACGGAGTCCGTTATCGTAGCTAAAGTTCTGCTTTGTGCCGTTCATTTCAAGGTCATCCAGATTACCCGTCGGAGTCACCTTACTGTAGCCCTTATAAGTCGTCTTGTACTCTTCCCTTTCTACAGAGTAGTACGGGCTCTTGAAGGGTTCCTCGAAATTGAGCGAAACCGTACGATGCACCTGCGGGCCGCTTTCAGGAGTGTCTTCCGGACTATACCCAAATATATGCTTGCCATGGTAATAAACCGGAATGTAAGGGTTTTCCACAAAAGCAGGGAGCGTATCTCCGTTCGGGAACACCTCAAGTTGATCCGTTTCAGAGCCAATAAAGTACGGAGCTTTCGTCAGGTCTACTCCTTCGAACATTTCTGGATCGCTTGCATCCAAATGCGGTCTAAGAGACCAGCCGTTGCCGCTCAGGTCGCCAAAGGAAAATCCATAGTCCCACCTAATCTGGAAAATGATTCGCCCTGAAACATAAAGTTTTTCTTTAATTGTCATGGGCAAATAATACTGTCCGCTAGCATCGGCCTTTTGTTGTCCAAATACAACTAGCGGCGAGTTCCAATCCTCCTGATGCATATCCTTGCCTTTTCCATCAAAAACATGCCTTATGTAGCTAACAGGTGTTCCTGGAACTACATTCGTGTCCAAATACAGGCGAAGTTCAAAGTCCTCAAACTCAAGCGTATCATTATTGTCGATTTCAACAATAAACTCTCTACATTTTTCCCAGCCCATCGCAAGTGTGCATTCAGCTGAATCCTGATAAGCGCTCGGCTTAATCGTAATTACAAGATCCACATACGAGGCTTCGCTTTCGGTAGTAAAGCTGTAGCCCGCGCCGCCGTTATCTTCTGGCGGAGACATTCCCGAAGACACCGTAAAGTAATATGTGGTTCCCGCTTTGAGATTTGTGAGATTTACCTCATGGAACAGCACAGCACCATCAGTCGATGTTTGGGATTCACTCAATGCCGACATCGATGTTCCATATTTCACCACGCCATTAGAGCGGATATCGGTCCACCAGTAAATCTTGGCGCTGCGATTATCTACTTGGCAAATGGTAACGCCACTAATTTTAGGTTTCACATCGGTCATGGTAAACTGGTACCATTGGCCATGATTATCGTCAGAGGAAATATTGTGCTTAGTATCCATGCCCTCCAAGAAGAAGTAATAGGTCTGCCCCATTTCCAAGCCTTCGAGGGTAACTTCACCACCCTTAGACGCCTTGGCTTGTTGCACCGACTTGGCACCCATCTTTTCTGGAGTCGTATTGTAGAAGACCGTCACAAGCGCCATTTCATCGGTATCCCAGCTTACAACTGCAGAAGTTTCTGTAATTGGGGTTCCCTGAACATTGCTAAACAAGGGGCCATCGTTATCGGGCGGCAAAAATTCAGCAAGACGCTGAACAGGTATCAAAAGCTGTGCCGAGAAGTCAATACAAGTTTCCGTTTTAGTATAATCTTCCCAGTAATCTTCCAAGGTCATATCGGG
This region includes:
- a CDS encoding ABC transporter ATP-binding protein; translation: MPNVKIDPNDIAIRLKGLKKSFGPQDVLCDVNLDIRRGETMVIIGKSGGGKSVILKHMIGLLQPDGGEVTVDGVTISTPKFFDTHTIRRKMGMLFQMGALFDSMDTGENIAFALREHHPEMSEAEIQDVVTEKLKMINLVPEFRTKMPSELSGGMRKRVALARAIALNPEILLYDEPTTGLDPITSDVINDLILDMQSKLGVTSVVVTHDMVSAFKVADRIAMLYNGRIIEVGTVDEIKNTSNPYVHQFITGQRKISVDEDP
- a CDS encoding response regulator, encoding MPTILIIDDDEQFNLMLKSALEIKGYNVETAKNGKEAKTLYQNKTYDVIITDIIMPDVDGYEVILDLRRLNMSDRTIAVSGGGRTSAEDYLMTAQHFDAAATFNKPVDLQALRAKVEEIIKSHS
- a CDS encoding ABC transporter permease codes for the protein MQLLLAPFIWFGEVLVTGISAIGEVVCILLNTLKQLRFIHKNPVLIVKQMISIGVSSLPLLFVTSIFTGMVATVQAEFEFHNLVADKFVGTAACKMILIELGPLLTAIVLSGRVGSAIAAELGSMKEKEELAAYTVLGLDTYRYLAMPRFVAFFTMVPCLTVISNALGIIGGWIVCVLGLDITTYTYVTGMQYLFDPMDLWSGTLKSFVFGTLIFLLGYYHGINAKAGARGVGIATMSVVVSSCLMILIADFVLDAILFF
- a CDS encoding sigma-54 dependent transcriptional regulator is translated as MNILIADLDQKFIDDIQHSWSVAGTTLFTCTRESDLMPIVKKNSIDLAFIEVPFLMQDNMDMVSFLKERHPGIEIFVLCDDRNWQGAAAAITRGANTFLKKPISISQLESTAQKVRAQQLNKSNNQLMESQVLDGLLGNTPEMRKILKTVYKVAPTNSTVLITGESGSGKEFLANVIHRYSKRAGEPFVAVNCGAIPENLVESELFGSKKGSYTGSTADKKGLFESANGGTLFLDEVGELSAATQVKLLRFLQSHEIRRVGDTQPQYLDVRVLAATNRDLQEAMQEGRFREDLYYRLNTFHLLLPPLRERKPALPNLIKYFILKNKDAQGKDIVDLEPAALYALTKYSYPGNIRELENIIEHATVLAEGGVIRLEDLPEEVQACAREQTMAIPHIKGDHNVDPQVIEAEPIDLPGISFESSAKTEKKPAAESDADDELLPLEEMERRHILRALSVCNGNRTEVCKRLGISRATLWRKLKELKIMMDGNDA
- the dnaB gene encoding replicative DNA helicase — encoded protein: MPDFENQQNSYEGRQVPMDLEAERCLLGSILRDPDVMGEAIMIIKDESFFYLEKHQLIWTALCTLNRNVTPIDLVTLAAELETMNKLTLVGGREYLFELMESVASSANASWHIELLRKKATLRKLIKSSSAVIKNAMDPAAVPDEVLQDAERDIFAIADDQIRDSLKPIQNFVTPLLERLNNRKDGITGIRTGITELDELTNGLQKSDLIILAARPGVGKTSFALTIAANAAINFQQNVAFFSLEMDGVQLAQRLLCSQAQIDQSKLRNGYLNSDEKKKLIAAVTPIQKAPLYVDDNADLGIMELMSKARQLKRKGKLDLLIIDYLQLMKTGKEENRAVAIGAISRGLKILAKEMQIPVIALAQLSRKVEEKGRERPQLSDLRESGSIEQDADMVWFVERKFVQTHREEDKHTAELIVAKHRNGSVKDIPMTFIPEYTTFYDAAPEGEGGGEAYAYDDAGDMGATDFGSY
- a CDS encoding ATP-binding protein encodes the protein MAESLFSDSPYLLVLSVLALIVSFYYPVLLERKMTVRRLPKPLRMMVLANIAWNACSILGILFFYGPMEPDLSGRYIGRQLVFGLQALCWVRVGVAVYDMCEIVLYSRRTIFKALSAYVGVIVIVALTTVFVLCPDVVPEFDLFGFHPFERMPIFKTFTVVYVLFFLPPCLIVIYQLLQGSLNSLDQTVRHTGAYMAGTFTLCLIVAVLFDFLIPVIKEFGAWHGGFQFIVWHQFLTLFLALLCGQYYTSARFRDMGAFWFLQKLITKIEDGIIYYDDAGRIKAVNHGASKLLGQSSISLCEKSIKNVLPPNLEFFKESVYSDVRMNINGETHVMKIYLFKCRQTLMTVVNIAFFMDQSKTLLLQQNLKTLNEQYVEYTHDLVRYQDRLNKEASIKAEKENVLNTLINALPFRVWYKSELGVYQKQNQLDLAKRGSREGARDNNEDISIYEKEAREKGEAKVYTSFEDKDGVEISQDEANRLTGMGELVQTFDNMYIPIIQQGKAPYKTLCLKVDMTEQRRLEYERNMLREQKFIHSRLEELGTICGAFAHDYNNILGAQLGFLELTKELLGLEKIEDQKTQLLSFVSEALKASNRAKDSLNELLSAIRGNANAATPAIVFSPYMIIEDVVRKISLTLPPNVKVHSEELDKSLKIRGIVASLDRIISNLANNALFAMKQTGGSLTFKLYPEILESQLVTPYAPPVPAGAYAKFEISDTGTGMDSGTLERIFAPFFTTKAPGEGLGLGLSSALRLLKEGNAYFTVQTTLGEGTTFYLYWPMETETKEG